The following proteins are encoded in a genomic region of Hymenobacter siberiensis:
- a CDS encoding acyl-CoA thioesterase, protein MYTSDIQIRVRYAETDQMGYVYHGNYAAYFEVARTEAFRKLGINYKDMEADGVGMPVGELRTKFRRPARYDDLLTVRLLLRQPPEGARVLFEYEIYNEAGQLLTEGHTLMVFVKTTTGRPVAMPANIQERLLPYFSEDEFDSPVLPTPGAIPPDAPAPAAFRK, encoded by the coding sequence ATGTACACCTCCGATATCCAAATCCGCGTGCGCTACGCCGAAACCGACCAGATGGGCTACGTCTATCACGGCAACTACGCGGCGTATTTTGAAGTGGCCCGCACCGAGGCATTCCGCAAGCTTGGCATTAATTACAAAGACATGGAGGCCGATGGCGTGGGCATGCCGGTGGGGGAGCTGCGTACCAAATTCCGCCGCCCCGCCCGCTACGACGACCTCCTGACCGTGCGCCTGCTGCTGCGCCAGCCGCCCGAAGGTGCCCGCGTGCTGTTCGAGTATGAAATTTACAACGAGGCCGGCCAACTGCTCACCGAGGGTCACACGCTCATGGTATTTGTGAAAACCACTACCGGCCGGCCCGTGGCCATGCCCGCCAACATTCAGGAACGCCTGCTGCCGTACTTTAGCGAAGATGAGTTCGATAGCCCCGTGCTGCCCACGCCCGGGGCCATTCCGCCCGATGCGCCTGCCCCGGCGGCGTTTCGTAAATGA
- a CDS encoding YihY/virulence factor BrkB family protein yields MKAPAAIRRARFPDVRQQRPYRRMIVGLKRLRLPGGQASLYDLLDRILHELRLDSLEKRAAYMAFNLTVALFPTIIFLFTLIPYIPVPNLSVDILQFLADFMPRELYAATASTIEDIVNIPHGGLLSFGFGTALVLSSNGIMALLDAFEKKYPWFKHRSYLRKRMIATALTFGLALILLLSIAGIFFGTYLIDGLVFYEVVPERFTDLVLTLIRYGSLLGLFLSTTCVIYYFVPPVHDKWPLVSAGAIVATLLIFLVSFLFTLYVRIFDSYNHFYGSIGALVGFMVWLEFVCMTLIIGFEVNVSMDAVTGRRRKMLEEQLKMKNEK; encoded by the coding sequence TTGAAAGCCCCCGCCGCCATTCGTCGTGCCCGCTTCCCCGATGTGCGCCAGCAACGGCCCTACCGGCGGATGATTGTGGGCCTGAAGCGGCTGCGGCTGCCCGGCGGCCAGGCCTCCCTCTACGACTTGCTCGACCGCATCCTGCACGAGCTGCGGCTCGACTCGCTGGAGAAGCGCGCCGCCTACATGGCCTTCAACCTCACGGTGGCCTTATTCCCCACTATCATCTTCCTGTTCACGCTCATTCCGTACATTCCCGTGCCGAACCTGAGCGTGGACATCCTCCAGTTTCTGGCCGATTTCATGCCCCGCGAGCTGTACGCGGCCACGGCCAGCACCATCGAGGACATCGTGAACATCCCGCACGGCGGCCTGCTCTCCTTCGGCTTCGGCACGGCGCTGGTGCTCAGCTCCAACGGCATCATGGCCCTGCTCGATGCCTTCGAGAAAAAATACCCGTGGTTTAAGCACCGCAGCTACCTGCGCAAGCGCATGATTGCCACCGCCCTGACGTTTGGGCTGGCCCTGATACTGCTGCTTTCTATTGCGGGCATCTTCTTTGGTACCTATCTCATCGATGGGCTGGTGTTCTATGAAGTCGTGCCCGAGCGATTCACCGATTTGGTGCTCACCCTCATCCGCTACGGCTCGCTGCTGGGGCTGTTTCTGAGCACTACCTGCGTGATTTACTACTTCGTGCCGCCCGTGCACGACAAGTGGCCGCTGGTGTCGGCCGGGGCCATTGTGGCCACGCTGCTCATCTTTCTGGTGTCTTTTTTATTCACGCTCTACGTTCGCATTTTCGACTCCTACAACCATTTCTACGGTTCCATCGGGGCGTTGGTGGGCTTCATGGTCTGGCTCGAATTTGTATGCATGACCCTGATTATCGGGTTTGAAGTGAACGTGAGTATGGATGCTGTGACCGGTCGCCGCCGCAAGATGCTGGAAGAGCAATTGAAAATGAAAAACGAAAAATGA